In Rhodobacter sp. 24-YEA-8, the following are encoded in one genomic region:
- a CDS encoding HAMP domain-containing sensor histidine kinase produces MAADPGPHPVFWHPVFWRPVFRARATLRLAGLMAAAVAVLSLGAMALQYRLVATRLTEAQKQLLSADLSGLGALYDQRRIIALRQAIDYRAASGGQELLLLTDRHGRILAGTEDRWPADVAPQGAGFDLSTPQEITRGTGRWLVVARELPGGFGLLAGRPLAPVDATLAALRQGMIGLALALLIAAALVGWIAARQVMGRIGRLNRLADQVAAGDLEARLPGPRMADEFGLLETHMHLMLDRIESLNRATHRLSDTIAHEMRTPLNRMAARLSAIEGQEDTVSQLREEMRGAIRIFDALLDISRAEADQGSGGGLLPVNLSSLAEGVWELYEAAAEEKGLIPAADIAPDLMVLGDRTLISQMLANLLDNAIKYCAPGDRLSLTLTPGPLHMLEIADSGPGLPDGMGEDVFERFTRADRDRGIRGHGLGLALVRAIAMRHGAKLSLPATGKGLTLRLEWQPLSPG; encoded by the coding sequence GTGGCGGCTGATCCGGGGCCGCACCCGGTATTCTGGCACCCGGTATTCTGGCGTCCGGTGTTCAGAGCCCGTGCCACGCTGCGACTGGCAGGCCTGATGGCGGCTGCGGTCGCAGTGCTGTCGCTGGGTGCAATGGCGCTGCAATACCGTCTGGTGGCGACCAGGCTGACCGAGGCGCAAAAACAACTCCTCTCCGCCGATCTCAGCGGTCTTGGCGCGCTTTATGACCAGCGCCGCATCATCGCGCTGCGCCAGGCGATTGATTATCGCGCCGCCTCGGGCGGGCAGGAACTCCTGCTGCTGACCGACCGTCATGGCCGGATCCTCGCCGGAACCGAAGACCGCTGGCCCGCCGATGTGGCACCGCAAGGTGCGGGTTTTGACCTTTCCACCCCGCAGGAGATCACCCGGGGCACGGGCCGCTGGCTGGTGGTGGCGCGTGAATTGCCCGGCGGTTTCGGCCTTCTGGCCGGACGCCCGCTGGCCCCCGTCGACGCGACACTGGCGGCGCTGCGGCAGGGGATGATCGGGCTGGCCCTCGCGCTGCTGATCGCGGCGGCGCTGGTGGGCTGGATCGCGGCGCGCCAGGTGATGGGACGGATCGGACGGCTGAACCGGCTCGCGGATCAGGTCGCGGCCGGGGATCTCGAAGCCCGCCTGCCCGGCCCGCGCATGGCGGATGAGTTCGGTCTTCTGGAAACCCATATGCATCTGATGCTGGACCGGATCGAAAGCCTGAACCGCGCGACACATCGCCTCTCGGACACCATTGCGCATGAGATGCGCACGCCGCTGAACCGGATGGCGGCCAGGCTCTCGGCCATCGAGGGCCAGGAAGACACTGTCAGCCAGCTGCGCGAAGAAATGCGGGGGGCGATCCGGATCTTCGACGCGCTTCTCGACATCTCGCGCGCCGAGGCGGATCAGGGCTCCGGCGGTGGTCTGCTGCCGGTTAATCTCTCTTCCCTAGCGGAAGGGGTGTGGGAGCTGTACGAAGCGGCCGCCGAGGAAAAGGGCCTGATCCCGGCGGCGGATATCGCCCCTGACCTGATGGTGCTGGGGGATCGCACGCTGATCTCGCAGATGCTGGCCAATCTGCTGGATAATGCGATCAAATATTGCGCCCCCGGCGACAGGCTGAGCCTGACCCTCACCCCCGGCCCTCTGCATATGCTCGAGATCGCCGACAGCGGCCCCGGCCTGCCCGACGGTATGGGCGAGGACGTCTTCGAACGCTTTACCCGCGCTGATCGTGACCGCGGGATCAGGGGCCATGGCCTGGGCCTTGCCCTGGTTCGCGCGATCGCTATGCGCCACGGCGCAAAACTCTCTTTGCCTGCAACCGGCAAAGGCCTGACGCTTCGCCTCGAATGGCAGCCCCTCTCCCCTGGCTGA
- a CDS encoding response regulator transcription factor, with the protein MTDHILIIEDDPEIAAAVATEVRALGCEPSHRDTLAGGLAEATSGDYRVIVLDRMLPGGDGVDAMAQIRAGGSRAMILVLSALGRAAERVEGLEMGADDYLPKPYEPEELRARLRALLRRGTIQVADNDLMAFGDLEIRLKARTVHVRRSHVPVSPREFALLTFFAQNAGHVVTRMQLLETVWNLHFDPGTNVVDVHVGRLRRKLEEAGAHVIRSVRGEGYLFAQPMAGDPGGG; encoded by the coding sequence ATGACCGACCACATCCTGATCATCGAGGACGACCCCGAAATCGCCGCCGCTGTGGCCACAGAGGTGCGCGCGCTTGGCTGCGAGCCCAGCCATCGTGATACCCTGGCCGGCGGCCTCGCCGAGGCCACCAGCGGAGACTACCGGGTGATCGTGCTCGACCGGATGCTGCCTGGCGGCGACGGGGTTGACGCCATGGCGCAGATCCGCGCCGGAGGGTCGCGCGCGATGATCCTGGTGCTTTCGGCGCTTGGCCGCGCGGCTGAGCGGGTCGAGGGGCTTGAAATGGGCGCCGATGACTATCTGCCGAAACCCTATGAGCCCGAGGAGCTCCGCGCCCGGCTGCGCGCGCTGCTCAGGCGCGGCACGATCCAGGTCGCGGATAATGACCTTATGGCCTTTGGCGATCTGGAAATCCGGCTGAAGGCGCGCACCGTACATGTGCGGCGTAGCCATGTGCCGGTCTCGCCGCGCGAATTCGCGCTGCTCACCTTTTTCGCGCAGAATGCCGGCCATGTCGTCACCCGGATGCAGCTGCTGGAGACCGTCTGGAACCTGCATTTCGACCCTGGCACCAATGTCGTTGACGTGCATGTCGGGCGGCTGCGGCGCAAACTGGAAGAGGCCGGTGCCCATGTAATCCGCTCGGTCCGGGGCGAAGGCTATCTGTTTGCGCAGCCCATGGCCGGAGATCCCGGTGGCGGCTGA